A stretch of Mucilaginibacter terrae DNA encodes these proteins:
- a CDS encoding Crp/Fnr family transcriptional regulator, protein MQEFKNYLQRFTTITDEQFTDLSSELKIRVATKGEVLTVTSSKTRSFFFVCKGLLRSYILDRYGKQHIIQFGAENSFIGDRNSVGFEESNRFYVEAVEDSTIVVVNLNFMDLAVASIENFALFNTRRLNDFIGESQQRISYLLSDSAEDRYTHFIKLFPHLNLRLPQTMIASYIGITPESLSRIRKNLVKRNIEPVPARVAHVG, encoded by the coding sequence ATGCAGGAATTTAAAAATTATTTACAGCGTTTCACAACGATAACTGACGAACAGTTCACTGATCTATCCAGCGAACTAAAGATCAGGGTGGCGACCAAAGGAGAGGTATTAACAGTCACCAGTTCTAAGACCAGATCATTTTTCTTTGTGTGTAAGGGCTTGCTTCGCTCTTATATCTTAGATCGGTATGGAAAGCAGCACATTATACAATTCGGCGCTGAGAACAGCTTCATTGGCGACCGGAACAGCGTGGGCTTTGAAGAATCAAACCGGTTCTATGTTGAAGCGGTCGAAGATTCCACGATAGTGGTGGTCAATCTTAATTTCATGGATCTTGCCGTTGCCAGCATCGAGAATTTTGCGTTGTTCAATACCCGCCGGCTAAATGATTTCATCGGAGAAAGTCAACAGAGAATAAGTTATTTGCTGTCAGACAGTGCAGAAGACCGATACACTCATTTCATCAAACTTTTCCCGCATCTGAATCTGCGTTTACCGCAAACGATGATCGCTTCCTACATTGGTATCACACCCGAATCGCTGTCCAGGATCAGAAAGAATCTTGTAAAGAGGAACATTGAGCCTGTCCCGGCCAGGGTGGCTCATGTGGGATAA
- a CDS encoding quinone oxidoreductase family protein — protein MKESSNNIVSGVIKMYQQGPPDVLQYEEEIVGAPTAGQVLIKHAAIGVNYVDTQFRSGTFPISSLPTGAGVEAAGTIEAVGSGVTRFKTGDRVAYHHAMGAYAQRRLMSTNNLVHLPDWISFETAAALQAKGLTTNVLVNLVYQVKKGDILLVHAAAGGVGSLLTKWARSLGAIVIGTVGTREKMAVLADLDGAIVLGEEDLSERVLAITGGRKVDVLYDGVGAATFTKSIGLVRNGGNAVLFGFASGFPTIDQESLRQKQIQFTSPDIGRYIRSQQHLEQLSAEVYQKYKEGTFGEFNPARFPLSSAADVHRKLENRETTGSVILVP, from the coding sequence ATGAAAGAAAGTAGTAATAACATAGTATCCGGGGTTATAAAAATGTACCAACAGGGCCCTCCGGACGTCTTGCAATATGAGGAGGAGATAGTCGGGGCTCCTACGGCAGGTCAGGTATTGATCAAACATGCCGCCATCGGCGTAAATTACGTCGATACGCAGTTTCGCAGCGGCACTTTCCCCATCTCGAGCCTTCCCACAGGGGCTGGTGTAGAAGCAGCCGGCACCATCGAAGCTGTCGGTTCCGGCGTTACGCGTTTTAAAACGGGGGATCGGGTCGCTTACCATCATGCCATGGGTGCATACGCACAGCGCAGGTTAATGAGTACGAACAACCTGGTCCACCTACCCGATTGGATCTCCTTTGAAACTGCTGCAGCCCTTCAGGCAAAAGGTTTGACCACCAACGTCCTGGTCAATCTGGTCTATCAGGTTAAAAAGGGAGATATCCTATTGGTGCATGCCGCTGCCGGCGGCGTAGGTTCACTGCTGACAAAGTGGGCAAGATCTTTAGGGGCGATCGTTATCGGTACGGTAGGAACAAGGGAGAAAATGGCCGTTTTAGCAGATCTTGACGGCGCAATTGTACTGGGAGAAGAAGATCTTTCCGAGCGGGTATTAGCGATAACCGGTGGACGTAAGGTCGATGTGCTGTATGATGGTGTTGGTGCCGCTACTTTTACCAAGTCGATCGGACTGGTAAGAAACGGCGGCAATGCTGTCCTATTCGGCTTCGCCTCGGGTTTTCCAACTATTGACCAGGAAAGCCTGAGACAGAAACAAATACAGTTTACCAGCCCTGATATTGGTCGTTATATCCGTTCGCAACAACATCTTGAACAACTATCCGCCGAGGTCTATCAAAAGTATAAAGAAGGAACGTTTGGGGAATTCAACCCGGCCAGATTCCCGCTATCTTCCGCAGCGGATGTACACCGTAAACTCGAAAACAGGGAAACAACAGGATCGGTCATACTTGTTCCCTGA
- a CDS encoding NADPH-dependent F420 reductase, giving the protein MENHNTTGTKVSGQNSIGILGAGHIAQAVARHAAKAGYEVTISSRRAPAELTGLASSLGERVKTGTLAEAAASDLVLIAVPFDQVQAAARGIDWAGRIVIDTTNAIVFPQFKPADLGGRTSSKVNAEFFPGASLIKAFNTLPAAILASDPESDGGRRVIFVAGDEEVPKKQVINFAKKLGFSALDLGKIDEGGRLQEFGGSLISKNLIRLDL; this is encoded by the coding sequence ATGGAAAATCATAATACAACCGGCACTAAGGTGTCAGGACAAAATTCGATCGGGATCTTAGGTGCCGGGCACATCGCCCAGGCGGTAGCCCGCCACGCCGCTAAGGCAGGTTACGAGGTGACCATCAGCAGCCGGAGAGCCCCCGCTGAATTGACCGGTCTTGCAAGTTCTTTAGGCGAGCGGGTTAAAACAGGTACGCTTGCGGAAGCCGCTGCTTCGGATCTTGTGCTGATCGCTGTCCCATTCGATCAGGTCCAGGCAGCCGCCCGTGGGATCGATTGGGCCGGACGGATCGTCATTGACACCACAAATGCAATTGTCTTTCCTCAATTCAAACCAGCAGACCTGGGTGGAAGGACCTCAAGTAAGGTAAATGCTGAATTTTTCCCAGGGGCATCCCTAATCAAAGCTTTTAACACTTTACCTGCCGCTATTCTGGCATCAGACCCGGAAAGCGACGGGGGACGGAGGGTCATATTTGTTGCCGGTGATGAGGAAGTTCCTAAGAAACAGGTCATCAACTTTGCGAAAAAACTTGGGTTCAGCGCACTTGACCTGGGTAAGATCGATGAAGGAGGACGACTTCAGGAGTTTGGCGGATCACTTATCTCAAAAAACCTGATCAGACTTGATCTCTGA
- a CDS encoding SDR family NAD(P)-dependent oxidoreductase, which translates to MSQVTGTAQSAVKGEKKVALITGANRGIGRQVAKELAQRGFIVLVGTRKLENASEAVAEIGENAHGLVIDVADQNSIKAAAERVKADFGRLDVLVNNAGLLHAGDPNRSLEEILGSGTALGASLDEVRTVWETNVFGQLATVQSFLPLLREAPSARIVNVSSGMGSLTLNADPAFPFRGGFGVVYGISKTALNAITLALAIELQDTNIRVEAASPGFTATALNNFQGTETVEEGSRNIVRAALGENDPAVLFSGPDGPFPW; encoded by the coding sequence ATGTCACAAGTAACAGGAACTGCGCAATCAGCAGTCAAAGGAGAAAAAAAAGTAGCGCTGATCACCGGTGCGAATCGCGGTATCGGACGTCAGGTCGCTAAAGAGCTTGCTCAACGCGGCTTTATCGTCCTCGTGGGAACACGCAAATTGGAGAATGCCAGCGAAGCTGTCGCTGAGATCGGTGAAAATGCCCACGGTCTGGTGATCGATGTCGCCGATCAGAATAGTATCAAGGCAGCTGCCGAGCGCGTAAAAGCGGATTTCGGAAGGCTGGACGTGCTCGTTAACAATGCCGGCCTTCTGCACGCCGGAGATCCTAACAGGTCGTTGGAAGAGATACTTGGATCAGGAACGGCCTTAGGGGCGTCCCTGGACGAGGTGCGTACCGTTTGGGAAACCAATGTATTCGGACAGCTTGCCACGGTACAGTCCTTTCTTCCTTTATTACGCGAAGCCCCATCAGCGCGTATCGTTAACGTAAGCAGTGGTATGGGCTCTTTGACACTGAATGCTGATCCTGCATTTCCGTTCCGTGGGGGCTTTGGGGTAGTTTACGGCATTTCCAAAACAGCGCTCAACGCGATCACACTGGCTTTAGCGATCGAATTACAAGACACCAATATCCGGGTGGAGGCAGCCAGCCCGGGCTTCACGGCCACTGCATTGAACAATTTTCAGGGTACCGAGACCGTGGAAGAAGGTTCACGCAACATTGTCCGTGCCGCTCTTGGTGAAAACGACCCGGCAGTCCTGTTTTCAGGTCCTGACGGTCCTTTCCCTTGGTAA
- a CDS encoding DUF2971 domain-containing protein, translated as MQSPLYAGPAYKYISAESFKKLLTGRSIWYTRGDRFNDPYEANPYMVPVGWKDMVKLDKSNVQMNLALATSAFHQLFSKLYITCFSMRSNSQLMWSHYADAHKGICFGMDLPGNNPEIYTLGDPVPVAVTYCKSLFDEREKRHMKSEDLPLYMSTFKSDEWAYEQEVRMVLHTGNDIEGRFKIINDGYHATVPLDIKRINKVIFGARLSVKDEDDIVKLFCNQGHLPEFYRMDLNPVTLEFFEERLPIREAIMAFNKNSGNGEGKIA; from the coding sequence ATGCAGTCCCCCCTTTATGCAGGCCCGGCCTACAAATACATCAGCGCTGAAAGTTTCAAAAAGCTGCTAACCGGTCGATCTATCTGGTATACCAGAGGAGATCGCTTCAATGACCCTTACGAGGCAAATCCCTACATGGTGCCGGTCGGCTGGAAAGATATGGTGAAGCTGGATAAAAGCAATGTACAAATGAACCTGGCACTGGCCACCAGTGCTTTTCATCAGCTATTCAGCAAGCTCTACATCACCTGCTTTTCAATGCGATCAAATTCACAACTGATGTGGTCCCACTATGCCGATGCACATAAAGGTATATGCTTTGGTATGGACCTGCCTGGAAACAACCCCGAAATTTACACGTTGGGGGACCCGGTCCCCGTAGCAGTGACCTATTGCAAAAGCCTGTTCGACGAACGCGAAAAAAGGCATATGAAGAGCGAAGACCTACCGCTTTACATGTCAACATTCAAATCGGATGAATGGGCCTATGAACAGGAAGTGCGTATGGTACTGCATACCGGAAATGACATCGAAGGTCGCTTCAAGATCATCAACGATGGTTATCATGCGACCGTTCCGCTCGACATAAAAAGGATCAACAAGGTGATCTTCGGCGCACGTTTAAGCGTAAAGGATGAAGACGATATCGTCAAGCTGTTTTGTAACCAAGGTCATCTGCCTGAATTTTACAGAATGGACCTGAACCCGGTCACCCTTGAATTCTTTGAAGAGAGGCTGCCGATCCGTGAGGCGATCATGGCATTCAACAAAAATTCAGGGAATGGTGAAGGTAAAATTGCATGA
- a CDS encoding MFS transporter translates to MNRLIYIMALGAFGIITTEFGVIGILPDLAKNFHVTVDTAGWLLSGFALTVALTGPFTNALTAKMNRKTVMSLALGIFVFSNLLSAVAPNFTVLMIARILPAFLHPVFWAVAVTAAAKLAGPKEAPKAIATVMAGLSVATVIGVPLTTYMADLFSWRASFILSAAINSVALGALALLGPSMPVSVTQKSSKNQLTLLRSVSLWVKLIATVLILAGMFATYGYLAEYLAKVTHMTGAEISILLLVFGCTGIAGNWLMGIALSKNVLLTARIFLIALIVIHLMAYQFGGNFIPMVIILSFWGFIHTGGFLATNVQLTHSQPESSLDFINSLMPSFFNAGITLGTFLGGFVISHYGVQNVVWMSVPLLLVSLMLGFLFQKKSAVNKAIALPQATH, encoded by the coding sequence ATGAATAGATTAATTTATATCATGGCGCTTGGTGCATTCGGTATCATCACCACTGAGTTTGGCGTAATTGGTATTTTGCCAGACCTGGCCAAAAATTTCCACGTCACGGTAGATACAGCCGGATGGTTACTCAGTGGGTTTGCCCTTACCGTTGCGCTTACCGGGCCTTTTACCAACGCGCTCACTGCCAAAATGAACCGCAAAACGGTCATGTCCCTGGCACTTGGCATATTTGTGTTTTCTAATTTGCTTTCTGCCGTTGCGCCGAACTTCACCGTACTCATGATCGCACGGATCTTGCCGGCGTTCCTTCATCCGGTTTTTTGGGCGGTGGCAGTTACTGCAGCTGCAAAACTAGCGGGTCCTAAAGAGGCACCGAAAGCTATAGCGACGGTTATGGCCGGTCTCAGCGTTGCGACCGTCATCGGCGTTCCCCTGACCACCTACATGGCTGATCTTTTTAGTTGGCGGGCTTCATTCATTCTTTCGGCCGCGATCAATTCGGTAGCGTTGGGTGCTTTGGCATTGTTGGGGCCGTCTATGCCTGTCTCTGTTACACAAAAGAGTTCGAAAAACCAGCTTACACTACTACGAAGCGTGAGCTTATGGGTAAAGTTGATCGCCACGGTCCTGATATTGGCCGGAATGTTCGCTACCTACGGTTATCTGGCAGAATACCTGGCCAAGGTCACCCATATGACAGGTGCTGAGATCAGCATCTTATTACTGGTCTTCGGTTGTACCGGGATCGCGGGTAATTGGTTGATGGGTATCGCCCTTAGCAAAAACGTATTGCTCACAGCGCGCATATTCCTCATTGCCCTTATCGTTATCCATTTAATGGCTTATCAGTTTGGTGGTAATTTCATTCCGATGGTCATCATTCTTTCTTTCTGGGGCTTTATTCATACAGGAGGCTTTCTTGCCACAAACGTTCAGCTTACTCATAGTCAACCGGAAAGTTCGCTTGATTTTATTAACAGTCTCATGCCCTCATTTTTCAATGCCGGAATTACTTTGGGGACCTTTCTGGGAGGTTTCGTCATTTCTCATTATGGGGTCCAAAATGTTGTTTGGATGAGTGTACCGTTGCTCCTGGTTTCGCTCATGCTGGGATTTCTCTTCCAAAAGAAATCGGCAGTTAATAAAGCAATCGCCTTACCTCAGGCGACACATTGA
- a CDS encoding TetR/AcrR family transcriptional regulator — protein sequence MPRIIEFDESTMISKAQRVFWKKGYNATSMKDLEKATGLNPGSIYNTFGNKHELFLLCLKDYLVPIASFDLANDDKPKGAYHRLQSYFLEIVTNTVINGDSCFSAKTCFELAGEDQSIHEVLKESMDKLLAIFEKMISDAQKEGALKGELNAEYMAQIMVAALPGFGQNYILYKDKKRISNVIENFFDLFRK from the coding sequence ATGCCACGAATTATAGAATTTGATGAATCCACGATGATCTCTAAAGCACAGCGCGTATTCTGGAAAAAGGGCTACAATGCGACATCAATGAAAGACCTGGAAAAGGCGACAGGCCTGAACCCGGGTAGTATCTATAATACCTTTGGCAATAAGCATGAATTGTTCCTGTTGTGTTTGAAAGATTACCTCGTTCCGATCGCATCTTTTGATCTGGCGAATGACGATAAACCAAAAGGCGCCTATCACAGGTTACAATCCTATTTTCTGGAGATCGTCACCAATACCGTCATCAATGGCGACTCCTGTTTTTCTGCAAAGACCTGCTTTGAGCTGGCAGGTGAAGACCAAAGTATACACGAGGTCCTGAAAGAAAGCATGGATAAATTACTGGCCATTTTTGAAAAAATGATCAGTGATGCGCAAAAGGAAGGAGCCCTCAAGGGAGAATTAAATGCTGAATACATGGCACAGATCATGGTCGCTGCATTGCCTGGATTCGGCCAGAATTACATTCTTTATAAGGATAAGAAACGCATCAGTAATGTCATCGAAAATTTTTTCGATCTGTTCAGGAAATAA
- the ligD gene encoding DNA ligase D, translating to MSLEKYNEKRDFSKTKEPKAGKSKDKEHLMFVIQKHDATRLHYDLRLEMEGVLKSWAVPKGPSTDPTVKHLAMRVEDHPFDYRSFEGIIPKGEYGGGTVIVWDQGYYEPIEEIKGKKAQEKHLLKQLEAGSVKIRLFGEKLKGEFALVKTKGMEGDSWLLIKHKDEFTSRKDITQLDKSVLSGKTIAQMEKTGDKVWKNGHEETVRNTKTKGKQTAEPDTAPDEQLAEKVETEALPDLSVDSILKKAPKSDVPKGIKPMKATLVDEPFDNPDWLYEVKWDGYRSLAYVTKNDVELISRNNIPFSKYYPIVDLLKQWKTDAVIDGELVVLNDQGLSDFGALQNWRSEADGHLVYYVFDILWYKGKNLMELPLVQRQAVLKEILPVQDERIRQSQSFRANGVEFFDAAERIGLEGIMAKKAESTYTSDLRSREWLKIKVQRRQEVVIAGFTRNEGTNKPFSALILGVYDNGTLRYAGKVGTGFNGKQQKEMMAQFGPLITDKVPFETVPDVDKPSRFRPQRLGAKPTWLKPKLVGEVNFAEVTDEGVFRQASFKGLREDKKATEVILEKEQHTQQAVKAEQESRPPKGAVQPPKNKERKTLLNPTEETQVRKICGHDLKFTNLSKVYWPEDGFTKRDMFNYYYRVADYILPYLLDRPMSLNRFPGGIHGPSFYQKDVKGKAPAWMTKTFPYTTSDGEHKEYLVGSDESYLLWMASLGCIEMNPWFSRVQSPDCPDFCVIDLDPDQNTFEQVIEAAQKVKEVLDAIDVPCYPKTSGSTGMHLYIPLEGQYDYDQSQLFAKIIVTEVHKQLKSFTSLERQIKNRKGKMYLDFLQNRPGATIAGAYSLRPKPGATVSMPLSWDEVKPGLTMRDFTIHNALDRLKETGDLFKGVLGKGIDLLKTIQKAQKTF from the coding sequence ATGAGCCTGGAGAAATACAACGAGAAACGGGACTTTTCGAAGACGAAAGAACCCAAAGCCGGTAAAAGCAAGGATAAGGAGCACCTGATGTTCGTTATCCAGAAACATGATGCGACCAGGCTGCATTATGATCTCCGGCTCGAAATGGAAGGTGTGCTGAAAAGTTGGGCCGTGCCCAAAGGCCCGTCAACAGACCCCACCGTCAAACACCTCGCGATGCGCGTGGAAGACCACCCATTCGATTACCGCAGTTTCGAGGGCATTATACCTAAAGGTGAATACGGTGGCGGAACCGTCATCGTATGGGACCAGGGCTACTATGAGCCCATCGAAGAGATCAAAGGAAAAAAGGCCCAGGAAAAACACCTGCTTAAACAGCTCGAAGCCGGCTCCGTCAAAATTCGCCTGTTCGGCGAAAAGCTGAAAGGCGAGTTTGCCCTGGTGAAAACAAAGGGAATGGAAGGCGATTCCTGGTTGCTGATTAAACATAAAGACGAGTTCACCTCGAGGAAAGATATTACCCAATTGGACAAGTCCGTGCTTTCCGGCAAGACCATTGCGCAAATGGAAAAAACCGGCGATAAGGTGTGGAAAAACGGGCATGAGGAAACGGTGCGCAACACAAAGACAAAAGGCAAACAAACGGCCGAACCTGATACCGCTCCCGACGAACAGCTGGCCGAAAAGGTAGAAACGGAAGCGCTGCCCGACCTCTCTGTCGACAGCATTCTTAAGAAAGCACCTAAGTCCGATGTGCCCAAAGGCATCAAACCGATGAAGGCCACTTTAGTGGATGAGCCATTCGATAATCCTGACTGGCTATATGAGGTCAAATGGGATGGGTACCGCTCCCTGGCTTATGTGACCAAAAACGATGTGGAACTTATCTCCCGTAACAACATCCCGTTTTCCAAATATTATCCCATTGTCGATCTACTGAAGCAATGGAAAACCGATGCGGTCATTGACGGGGAACTGGTCGTGCTCAATGACCAGGGACTTTCCGATTTCGGGGCCTTGCAGAACTGGCGGAGTGAGGCCGACGGGCACCTGGTCTATTATGTCTTTGACATCTTATGGTACAAAGGCAAAAACCTGATGGAACTGCCTTTGGTACAACGACAGGCAGTGCTGAAAGAAATCCTGCCGGTGCAGGATGAACGCATTCGCCAAAGCCAGTCGTTTCGCGCCAACGGTGTCGAGTTCTTTGATGCGGCCGAACGGATCGGCTTGGAAGGCATCATGGCCAAAAAAGCAGAAAGCACCTATACTTCGGATCTGCGTTCCCGCGAATGGCTGAAAATAAAAGTGCAGCGCAGGCAGGAAGTCGTCATTGCCGGCTTTACCCGTAATGAAGGGACCAACAAACCATTCAGCGCCCTGATTTTAGGCGTCTACGATAATGGCACCTTGCGATATGCGGGTAAAGTAGGTACCGGTTTCAACGGAAAGCAGCAAAAAGAAATGATGGCGCAGTTCGGGCCGCTCATCACCGACAAGGTACCTTTCGAAACGGTTCCCGATGTCGACAAACCTTCGCGTTTTCGCCCGCAGCGGCTCGGCGCTAAGCCGACCTGGCTGAAACCAAAGCTCGTAGGCGAGGTCAATTTTGCGGAGGTGACGGATGAGGGGGTGTTCCGGCAGGCCTCCTTCAAGGGCTTGCGCGAGGATAAAAAAGCAACAGAGGTGATTCTGGAGAAGGAGCAGCATACGCAGCAGGCCGTCAAAGCGGAGCAGGAAAGCCGCCCGCCTAAAGGTGCGGTGCAGCCGCCCAAAAACAAGGAACGCAAGACCTTGCTGAACCCGACCGAGGAAACGCAGGTCAGGAAAATATGCGGTCATGATCTGAAGTTCACCAATCTCAGCAAAGTTTACTGGCCCGAAGACGGCTTCACCAAGCGGGATATGTTTAACTATTATTACCGGGTAGCCGATTATATCCTGCCTTACCTGCTGGACCGGCCCATGTCGCTGAACCGTTTTCCCGGCGGTATTCACGGCCCGAGCTTTTACCAAAAGGATGTTAAAGGCAAAGCGCCTGCATGGATGACCAAGACCTTTCCTTATACGACCAGTGACGGGGAGCATAAGGAATACCTCGTCGGCTCGGACGAGTCTTACCTGCTGTGGATGGCCTCTTTGGGGTGTATCGAGATGAACCCCTGGTTCAGCCGGGTACAATCACCCGATTGCCCGGACTTTTGTGTTATAGACCTTGACCCGGACCAGAACACGTTCGAACAGGTGATCGAGGCGGCGCAGAAAGTCAAGGAAGTTTTAGATGCCATCGATGTGCCTTGTTATCCGAAGACTTCAGGTTCGACCGGCATGCACTTGTACATCCCGCTGGAAGGTCAATACGACTATGACCAGTCACAATTATTTGCCAAAATCATCGTAACTGAAGTTCATAAACAACTCAAATCCTTTACCAGCCTGGAAAGGCAGATCAAAAACCGTAAAGGCAAAATGTACCTCGACTTTTTGCAAAACCGGCCGGGCGCGACCATTGCCGGGGCCTACTCGCTCAGGCCGAAGCCGGGAGCGACGGTGTCGATGCCACTGAGTTGGGATGAAGTGAAGCCGGGGCTGACCATGCGGGATTTTACCATCCATAACGCGTTAGACCGCTTGAAAGAGACCGGAGACCTGTTCAAAGGGGTATTGGGAAAAGGCATAGACCTGTTGAAAACCATTCAGAAGGCACAGAAGACGTTTTAA